From the genome of Danio rerio strain Tuebingen ecotype United States chromosome 2, GRCz12tu, whole genome shotgun sequence, one region includes:
- the LOC141378070 gene encoding uncharacterized protein isoform X2: protein MSSVLDDFFACPSEALIERCTKEELIQIAERFSIDLTTHDKKKKDTLMATLKRSLVERGVLEVRTAVLCESSVFSSCDIDVESELKFPEMSIQEKKLYLDAEKLRADREGRAMKERETEREFEARKLEQQLSVRKLELELEREREERAFQLKKLELELAAKRAETPRADVHPVPEQSSTLVFDVHRNMRLVPPFSEKEVEKYFDHFERVALSLKWPKQFWTLLLQCVFTGKAQDIYSALTLEQSGEYETVKTAVLHAYELVPEAYRQKFRNLIKTENCTFVEFAREKESLFERWCTSMKVETKEQLRELLLLEEFKHCVPSAVATYLNEHKVSKLADAAIMADEFVLTHQGTFSSASFRSDMNKFRSCQVKQKPAVVGQNIRAPVVGNIGKTTVSRDLICFYCKKSGHKISECPVLKKKEKFSKPVSLVAPSTVDDTFIESAGHLSHSCGALFDQKVNDFVDYTPFITEGAVSLLGSEEMVPVRILRDTGSAQSFLLEGVLPLSSETATGTCVLVRGFEMGFVDVPLHRIHLSSTIISGDVVVGVRSALPVPGITFILGNDLAGGNVWGESKVTALPIVISAPSKSDVEKSNIFSNLFPACAVTRSMAKQLPENQATDVSLGNTFFSTVDSGEFTCDLPESPEKDKNICSSLSPDLEELTNSPQSLDSDATEVLHTASSDVDKYPLTSLLQVPREELIHAQQLDDTLKTVVSQAGSNMGDLSSYFFEDGLLCRRVAMFDDNLKSRTQIVVPLAFRESVMQLAHQGLAGHTGVRKTYDRIMRQFYWPGVKRDVARFIRSCHTCQLTGLVITISLPLCARLPVILRLTH, encoded by the exons ATGTCTTCAGTACTCGatgatttttttgcttgtccCTCGGAAGCTTTAATTGAGCGTTGTACAAAGGAAGAATTGATACAAATTGCCGAGCGTTTTAGCATCGATCTCACTACACATGATAAGAAAAAAAAGGACACCCTTATGGCAACTTTGAAACGATCTCTGGTTGAAAGGGGAGTTTTAGAGGTAAGAACTGCTGTTCTTTGTGAATCTTCAGTGTTTTCTTCCTGTGATATTGATGTGGAAAGTGAGTTAAAATTCCCAGAGATGTCAATACAAGAgaaaaagctgtatttagatgcagaAAAGCTCCGTGCTGATCGCGAGGGTCGCGCtatgaaagagagagaaacagaacGGGAATTTGAAGCTAGGAAACTAGAACAACAGTTGTCTGTACGAAAATTGGAGCTTGAGTTAGAGAGGGAACGGGAAGAGAGAGCGTTTCAGTTAAAGAAGTTGGAGTTGGAATTAGCAGCAAAACGAGCGGAAACACCGCGAGCTGACGTGCATCCGGTGCCAGAACAGTCGTCTACATTAGTGTTTGATGTTCATCGTAACATGAGATTAGTTCCGCCATTTTCTGAAAAAGAGGTAGAAAaatattttgatcattttgagCGTGTTGCTTTATCGCTGAAATGGCCAAAACAGTTTTGGACTTTGTTgttgcagtgtgttttcacaggaAAAGCTCAAGATATTTATTCTGCTCTCACCCTGGAACAAAGTGGTGAGTATGAAACTGTGAAAACTGCTGTATTGCATGCATATGAACTGGTCCCTGAGGCATATCGTCAAAAATTTAGAAAtttaatcaaaactgaaaattgtacATTTGTTGAATTTGCAAGGGAAAAAGAGAGTCTATTTGAGCGATGGTGCACTTCAATGAAAGTTGAAACTAAAGAGCAGTTAAGAGAATTGTTACTTCTAGAGGAGTTTAAACACTGTGTTCCTTCTGCTGtagctacttatttaaatgaacacaaagtgagtaaacttgcaGATGCTGCCATTATGGCTGATGAATTTGTTTTAACTCATCAGGGCACATTTAGTTCAGCCAGTTTTCGAAGTGACATGAATAAGTTTAGGTCTTGTCAAGTTAAACAAAAGCCTGCTGTGGTTGGACAAAATATAAGGGCACCTGTTGTTGGTAATATTGGAAAAACCACTGTTTCAAGAGACCTCATCTGTTTCTATTGCAAAAAGTCTGGCCATAAAATTTCTGAATGCCCTGTtctgaaaaagaaagagaaattttCAAAACCTGTTTCTCTTGTCGCCCCATCGACTGTAGATGACACTTTCATAGAAAGTGCTGGTCATTTATCTCATTCCTGTGGTGCATTGTTTGACCAAAAGGTGAATGATTTTGTTGATTATACACCCTTTATCACTGAAGGAGCTGTGTCTTTATTAGGTTCTGAGGAAATGGTCCCTGTGCGTATCCTCCGAGACACTGGATCAGCACAGTCATTTCTTTTGGAAGGAGTGTTGCCTTTAAGTTCTGAAACTGCTACTGGAACTTGTGTATTGGTAAGAGGTTTTGAAATGGGATTTGTTGACGTGCCATTACACCGAATTCATCTTTCCTCAACCATAATCTCTGGTGATGTTGTAGTTGGTGTTCGATCTGCACTTCCAGTTCctggaattacatttattttaggaaATGATTTAGCTGGGGGAAATGTTTGGGGAGAGAGTAAGGTGACTGCTTTGCCCATAGTGATATCTGCACCTAGTAAATCTGATGTTGAAAAGAGTAACATCTTCTCTAATTTGTTTCCAGCCTGTGCAGTCACCCGATCGATGGCAAAACAACTGCCTGAAAACCAAGCTACAGATGTTTCACTTGGTAACACTTTCTTTTCCACTGTTGATTCGGGTGAATTTACATGTGATCTGCCAGAGAGTCcggaaaaagacaaaaatatctgCTCTTCACTATCCCCTGATCTGGAGGAACTTACAAATTCACCCCAAAGTCTAGACTCTGATGCCACTGAGGTCTTACATACTGCTTCTTCTGATGTTGATAAGTATCCTTTAACTTCTCTGTTGCAGGTTCCCAGAGAGGAACTAATTCAtgcacagcagcttgatgacacaTTGAAAACCGTAGTCTCCCAAGCAGGGTCTAATATGGGTGATCTTTCTTCTTATTTCTTTGAAGATGGTCTACTTTGTCGGAGAGTAGCCATGTTTGATGATAATTTAAAGTCTAGAACCCAGATTGTAGTCCCTCTTGCTTTTAGGGAATCTGTGATGCAGTTAGCCCATCAAGGACTCGCTGGTCATACAGGCGTTCGGAAAACCTATGATCGTATTATGCGACAGTTTTACTGGCCTGGAGTAAAACGAGATGTGGCTAGATTTATACGTTCCTGTCACACATGTCAACTTACTG GGCTGGTCATCACTATCTCCTTACCATTATGTGCCAGACTACCCGTTATCCTGCGGCTTACCCACTGA
- the LOC141378070 gene encoding uncharacterized protein isoform X3 has translation MSSVLDDFFACPSEALIERCTKEELIQIAERFSIDLTTHDKKKKDTLMATLKRSLVERGVLEVRTAVLCESSVFSSCDIDVESELKFPEMSIQEKKLYLDAEKLRADREGRAMKERETEREFEARKLEQQLSVRKLELELEREREERAFQLKKLELELAAKRAETPRADVHPVPEQSSTLVFDVHRNMRLVPPFSEKEVEKYFDHFERVALSLKWPKQFWTLLLQCVFTGKAQDIYSALTLEQSGEYETVKTAVLHAYELVPEAYRQKFRNLIKTENCTFVEFAREKESLFERWCTSMKVETKEQLRELLLLEEFKHCVPSAVATYLNEHKVSKLADAAIMADEFVLTHQGTFSSASFRSDMNKFRSCQVKQKPAVVGQNIRAPVVGNIGKTTVSRDLICFYCKKSGHKISECPVLKKKEKFSKPVSLVAPSTVDDTFIESAGHLSHSCGALFDQKVNDFVDYTPFITEGAVSLLGSEEMVPVRILRDTGSAQSFLLEGVLPLSSETATGTCVLPVQSPDRWQNNCLKTKLQMFHLVPREELIHAQQLDDTLKTVVSQAGSNMGDLSSYFFEDGLLCRRVAMFDDNLKSRTQIVVPLAFRESVMQLAHQGLAGHTGVRKTYDRIMRQFYWPGVKRDVARFIRSCHTCQLTGLVITISLPLCARLPVILRLTH, from the exons ATGTCTTCAGTACTCGatgatttttttgcttgtccCTCGGAAGCTTTAATTGAGCGTTGTACAAAGGAAGAATTGATACAAATTGCCGAGCGTTTTAGCATCGATCTCACTACACATGATAAGAAAAAAAAGGACACCCTTATGGCAACTTTGAAACGATCTCTGGTTGAAAGGGGAGTTTTAGAGGTAAGAACTGCTGTTCTTTGTGAATCTTCAGTGTTTTCTTCCTGTGATATTGATGTGGAAAGTGAGTTAAAATTCCCAGAGATGTCAATACAAGAgaaaaagctgtatttagatgcagaAAAGCTCCGTGCTGATCGCGAGGGTCGCGCtatgaaagagagagaaacagaacGGGAATTTGAAGCTAGGAAACTAGAACAACAGTTGTCTGTACGAAAATTGGAGCTTGAGTTAGAGAGGGAACGGGAAGAGAGAGCGTTTCAGTTAAAGAAGTTGGAGTTGGAATTAGCAGCAAAACGAGCGGAAACACCGCGAGCTGACGTGCATCCGGTGCCAGAACAGTCGTCTACATTAGTGTTTGATGTTCATCGTAACATGAGATTAGTTCCGCCATTTTCTGAAAAAGAGGTAGAAAaatattttgatcattttgagCGTGTTGCTTTATCGCTGAAATGGCCAAAACAGTTTTGGACTTTGTTgttgcagtgtgttttcacaggaAAAGCTCAAGATATTTATTCTGCTCTCACCCTGGAACAAAGTGGTGAGTATGAAACTGTGAAAACTGCTGTATTGCATGCATATGAACTGGTCCCTGAGGCATATCGTCAAAAATTTAGAAAtttaatcaaaactgaaaattgtacATTTGTTGAATTTGCAAGGGAAAAAGAGAGTCTATTTGAGCGATGGTGCACTTCAATGAAAGTTGAAACTAAAGAGCAGTTAAGAGAATTGTTACTTCTAGAGGAGTTTAAACACTGTGTTCCTTCTGCTGtagctacttatttaaatgaacacaaagtgagtaaacttgcaGATGCTGCCATTATGGCTGATGAATTTGTTTTAACTCATCAGGGCACATTTAGTTCAGCCAGTTTTCGAAGTGACATGAATAAGTTTAGGTCTTGTCAAGTTAAACAAAAGCCTGCTGTGGTTGGACAAAATATAAGGGCACCTGTTGTTGGTAATATTGGAAAAACCACTGTTTCAAGAGACCTCATCTGTTTCTATTGCAAAAAGTCTGGCCATAAAATTTCTGAATGCCCTGTtctgaaaaagaaagagaaattttCAAAACCTGTTTCTCTTGTCGCCCCATCGACTGTAGATGACACTTTCATAGAAAGTGCTGGTCATTTATCTCATTCCTGTGGTGCATTGTTTGACCAAAAGGTGAATGATTTTGTTGATTATACACCCTTTATCACTGAAGGAGCTGTGTCTTTATTAGGTTCTGAGGAAATGGTCCCTGTGCGTATCCTCCGAGACACTGGATCAGCACAGTCATTTCTTTTGGAAGGAGTGTTGCCTTTAAGTTCTGAAACTGCTACTGGAACTTGTGTATTG CCTGTGCAGTCACCCGATCGATGGCAAAACAACTGCCTGAAAACCAAGCTACAGATGTTTCACTTG GTTCCCAGAGAGGAACTAATTCAtgcacagcagcttgatgacacaTTGAAAACCGTAGTCTCCCAAGCAGGGTCTAATATGGGTGATCTTTCTTCTTATTTCTTTGAAGATGGTCTACTTTGTCGGAGAGTAGCCATGTTTGATGATAATTTAAAGTCTAGAACCCAGATTGTAGTCCCTCTTGCTTTTAGGGAATCTGTGATGCAGTTAGCCCATCAAGGACTCGCTGGTCATACAGGCGTTCGGAAAACCTATGATCGTATTATGCGACAGTTTTACTGGCCTGGAGTAAAACGAGATGTGGCTAGATTTATACGTTCCTGTCACACATGTCAACTTACTG GGCTGGTCATCACTATCTCCTTACCATTATGTGCCAGACTACCCGTTATCCTGCGGCTTACCCACTGA